GTTGGTTATCTGCACCGTATTTCATGAATACGCGGATAATCCCTTGTTTGTCGTCTTCTAAGACTTCATAGCCTTTGATATAGCCTTGTTCTTCTAAGATTTTTGCAATTGCTTCTTTCATTTTTGAAGCTGGAACTTCAACTGTTTCATGACGCACTAAGTTAGCGTTACGAATACGAGTTAGGAAGTCCGCAATTGGATCTGTCATGACCATCTAAGTACACCCTCCTTTATATTACTTGATTACCAACTAGCCTTCTTGACCCCTGGAAGTTGTCCTTTATGGGCAAGTTCACGAAGACAAATACGGCATAATTTAAACTTACGGTAAACAGAGTGGGGTCTGCCACAGCGTTCACAACGTGTGTAAGCCTGTGTTGAATACTTA
This genomic stretch from Aerococcus mictus harbors:
- the rpsH gene encoding 30S ribosomal protein S8 yields the protein MVMTDPIADFLTRIRNANLVRHETVEVPASKMKEAIAKILEEQGYIKGYEVLEDDKQGIIRVFMKYGADNQRIITNLRRISKPGLRVYAKSDEIPKVLNGLGIAIVSTSEGVVTDKEARQKNIGGEILAYVW
- a CDS encoding type Z 30S ribosomal protein S14 encodes the protein MAKKAMIEKNKRKPKYSTQAYTRCERCGRPHSVYRKFKLCRICLRELAHKGQLPGVKKASW